Below is a genomic region from Fusobacterium perfoetens.
AGAAAATTGTTTAATAGTTTTAAAAGGATTTGACAAAGAAATATTTGGAGAATTAACTAAAGAAATAACTCCTGCATTTTTTGAAGAAATTTATTCTTTAAAAGAATTGTTAGAAAATAAAAAAAAGTTGCAAAAAAAACTAATAATTTTAGAAGAGGGTATTTATATATCTCGTTATGAAGAAATACTAATAGCTAAAAATAATTTGAATTTGTATGAAGGAAAAATTTATATTTTAGAAAATAATCTTTTTTCTTATTATTTATATGATTTTGAAGATAAAGATGAAATTTCAGAGTATATTAAAATAAGGAATAATGAAATTATTTTAAAAGATGAAAAAATAAAATATGATTACTTTTATTCAGATTTGATTTTGAGTAACGATAAAATTTATGTAAAGTATAAAAATATAGAAGAAAATCAAGATATGGAAGACATAGAAATAGAAAATATAAAAGTTTTTTCTTATCAAAAATATATTCCTTTAGAAAAAGAAATAAAAAATTTAACTGAAAATATAGAAGTATATAAATATTCATCTATTGGTCCAGTAAAAAATGAAGAATTAAAATATGATGTATTAAATCAAAAAATAAAAAATAGCATTAACATAGTAATAGATAAAGAAGTTATAAAAAGTAATAAATTTCAATATGATTTAGGAAGTTTAAAGTATATTTGTGACTTATGTTTTATAAAAATAAATTTTTATTCTAAAATTAAAGAGTTTAAAAATTATTATAGGAAAGAAGTTTTGAAGCTTTTGTCTAGATATTGGAAAAGTAATGAGTTTAGAAATCTAAAATTTTATACTAATCCTGATATTTCATTTGATAAGTCTTTAATATCTCAAGGAGATAT
It encodes:
- a CDS encoding DEAD/DEAH box helicase — translated: MIGILKNAIEDIRLKEENCLIVLKGFDKEIFGELTKEITPAFFEEIYSLKELLENKKKLQKKLIILEEGIYISRYEEILIAKNNLNLYEGKIYILENNLFSYYLYDFEDKDEISEYIKIRNNEIILKDEKIKYDYFYSDLILSNDKIYVKYKNIEENQDMEDIEIENIKVFSYQKYIPLEKEIKNLTENIEVYKYSSIGPVKNEELKYDVLNQKIKNSINIVIDKEVIKSNKFQYDLGSLKYICDLCFIKINFYSKIKEFKNYYRKEVLKLLSRYWKSNEFRNLKFYTNPDISFDKSLISQGDIIEEVIQEVENSKSMKDFSNIFITASTGSGKSIFFQIPALYLEEKYNLVTIIISPLKALMKDQIESLKEKGIKSACYLNSDLSFIERNARIEEIKRGEKSIIYLSPELLQINSDIATIIGEREIGLIVIDEAHTVSTWGKNFRIDYLLIGNYVEKIIQQKKYKFPILSLTATAIYGGDNDTVHEILNSLKLDSNIIHIGEVRKDNILFDIKDFKPEEGSYNFLKEEKVRERIKEKIAKNKKVI